Proteins from a single region of Fibrobacter sp.:
- the rplD gene encoding 50S ribosomal protein L4, with protein MASAKLFAATGDFKNDIQLPAMFDAEVNKVCMYLHIKAILNNQRQGNAKTKTKSEVSGGGQKPWKQKGTGRARSGQNTSAVWVRGAKAHGPKVHDYFEKVNKKVKKIAFHSALAAKAAEGKVMVFEALSFAAPKTKDLLSVLVKAGLEQRNALFIVSEKDANLYLSSNNIPWCRCARVADVNTYDVVRANNVVISQAALAELEGGR; from the coding sequence ATGGCATCTGCAAAGCTTTTCGCCGCTACCGGCGATTTTAAGAATGATATTCAGCTCCCGGCAATGTTCGATGCAGAAGTCAACAAGGTCTGCATGTACTTGCACATCAAGGCTATCTTGAACAATCAGCGTCAGGGCAATGCCAAGACCAAGACCAAGTCCGAAGTTTCCGGCGGTGGTCAGAAGCCTTGGAAGCAGAAGGGCACCGGTCGTGCTCGTTCTGGTCAGAACACCTCTGCTGTTTGGGTTCGTGGTGCTAAGGCTCATGGCCCGAAGGTTCATGACTACTTCGAAAAGGTTAACAAGAAGGTCAAGAAGATCGCTTTCCACTCTGCTCTTGCTGCTAAGGCTGCTGAAGGCAAGGTGATGGTGTTCGAAGCTCTCAGCTTCGCTGCTCCGAAGACTAAGGATCTCCTCTCCGTTCTCGTTAAGGCTGGTTTGGAACAGCGCAACGCTCTCTTCATCGTGAGCGAAAAGGACGCTAACCTCTACCTGTCCTCCAACAACATTCCTTGGTGCCGTTGCGCACGCGTTGCCGATGTCAACACTTATGATGTCGTCCGTGCTAACAACGTCGTCATCTCTCAGGCTGCTCTTGCAGAACTTGAAGGAGGCCGCTAA